Below is a genomic region from Miscanthus floridulus cultivar M001 chromosome 1, ASM1932011v1, whole genome shotgun sequence.
TGGAGGCTGGAGGTTGCGCTGCTGCAGCGACTAAGAACAGCAGGTTAACTTTTACAAAAAGCAAGCAACACATGACTTGTTTAGGTTATGTACACACATGATGGCTCTGAGATTGTCTTTCTTGCCCATATTATGTTAAGAATTTAATTTGCAGTTTGCGATGTTAAAGAAAAAACTCAACTCCTGAAAGTGGACTACCCAGCCATCATGTATGTACATAACCTAATGTCACATGCGTTCTCTAGCAGTTGTTCCTATCATTAAGAGTTTATTTCAGGAGTTGCGCATATCATTACGAGGGCATTTTCCAACACCAGAGTTGAGAAAAGGCCCCGAACTCTGCTGCGCAGCGGAAGCTCAACCAACACACTGTACATGCGTTCTCTGCAGCTTGCAATGCTGTTTGGGTACCAGACTACCAGGTGGTTCGTTTCATTTACCTTATCGCGCAATTCTTTGTTGTCTTTGAGCAGGGTCCGCTCCTGGAAGTGGTAGAAGTAAGAAACAGCAGAGGTCAGGGAATGGGTCACTGTAGAGTTTCAGGATACTCTGGGCCTATGCGCTATGTTACCTTCTCCTTCAGCTTGGCTATCTGCTGCTCCAGCAGTTGTGTCTGTCAAAACAAAAGTAGGATGCATATCAACTTGGGCGAACAACAGTATCTTTGTTATCGTCTATGCAGTAATTTCAGAGACTAGGGTTTATGTGGCAGGTCTAGCATTAACTAACCCTCTTTCCTCTGATGACGTGAAGACTCTTCGCCAGTTTAACCTCCAAATTGTGCAGTTCTTCAATGGAGCATTCTTCTAAATTTTCACCCAAGAACTTTCTGCAACTCATGTAAAGACAATGAATGGCTGGCCTTTTCGCTCCGAGGAATGTCATTAATCTTTAGTAAAATACATGATTACTTACCGTTTGGTCTTTTCAAGGGCTTCGAGTCTATTTGCCAAGCTTACGGCATCTGCTTTGACTTGCTGCACTTTCAGATGATTGAATGGTAAAAGATAAGTGCGCAATCAGATACATTCTGTCATGAGAGTAAGCCCCCAAATATTTACTGCAAGTTCCATTTTATATTGTGAACACTGGCCTAACCGCAAGAAGATTATTCTACCCATGTTTTGAAGTGATGCTGTATAACATTACTTTAATGCCTTGGAGGTAAAAGTATTCAGGTCAAAATATTGACCTTATTCCTTACTTTTCAATTAAGCGTGTCAGCACCTTCGTTGCggtttatatatataaaaactgTCATGTAAATTCACTTTCAGGTTTGCTGTATTTAAGTGAAGATGCAATAGTCAAAAGATGTGTTTAGTAGATACATCAGCCACATGAAAAGTAATAGAATCTGAAACAATGAGCAAATTAAGTATCTTCCGAATAAAAAACATCTCATTGATATAAAAACAAGAAAAATAGCCGTCAATCACTTCAGATATTCATATAAGTAGTAGTACTAACTCTATCTGTCATGATCAAAACCAGGTAGGTCATACATACTATACAGTGAGAACTTCACCCGTATATCTTGTTGAACAGTCTTGTTATTGACATTTTCCCTTGTGTACGTCCTATAGCGGTCAATTGTTTTCTGGAGGCTGCAGAATGAAGCAAACAGTAAGAAAATAATAATATTTCTTAAAAAAAGTTGGGCATAACATTAGTTGATCGCTGACATTATTCACATTATTCATCGACTTAGAATCTTATCATTGATAAAAAGTTAACCTTTCTGGCCAGAATTAGGAAAAAAAAGTACTTAATTGACATATTAGATACAAGGAACTTAGAAAGAACAAAAACCAAAATACGTGAGAATATGAGCCTTGGCTCAACTCTACTAAAACTATGTACTTGCATGCGAAAAATGATGCAAATATTATTACATCTGCGCATACTGGAGCTAAGCTGACAAGGAGAAAATAGTGTGCTAGCAATTTGGTTGAAGTTTAAGAAGAAATTATGCATGCTTTGAATAGGTTCTCAAAATTCACAACAAATTTATTTTTTGAAGCTTGTAGtaaactgaaattaaaataatattaggctatttcagatgaaaaaaacaAGAATACAATTAATGCTGTACACAAAAGAATGACCATTTCTTTTGTTGCACATCTACCCAAAGTCCAAACGCAGCTGATATGCAGTACTGCAGTCTGGAGATGATAATACCATTGTGCTATAAAAAGCTGTAGCTGATGCATGATTGAGATATGGCTGAGTTTCCCAGTTGGAGTTAGGGTAGGATCAGTAATAAGGAGTTCTTGTTGTTAGAAAGACTATTGACAGGAAAATATTTCTAATGATTCCAAATTAGTAATGCCACAGGTGATTAGAAACATACAATAGTGAAGGGTATGATGGCTCATAAAGCTGATCAAAGAATCCTTATATTCAAGAATAAGCTAAAATAACCTTAGTGATTTTTAGGGGGAGTAAAACTTCCTTAACCAATTTTCCAGGGGCTAGATCTGAGATGAAGAGTATCAAAAGGTTGCTATTCTAATCAAGGGATACCACAATACTGTTAGGATAGCAACCTTTACAGGGGCTTCATGTCTAGTCCACATGCATCCTCCTAAACCAATACTGTTAGGATACCACAATCCTATCATCTATAGTCTCATGTTCTCATCACTTCAGTGGAAATATTGCAATCACAGTCTAACACTGGATGTTAATTAGGAAGAAATGTGTAGATGCAACAGTGATCCAACCAAAAGAGAATTCACAAAAAAATGCAAAAACATTATGATCTGTAGTTTTTGGTGTTATTGACCTGCATCTTTAAAAGAAGGTTGGTGATGTAAGTTTTTCCGTAGGGAATCAACCAACATTGGCCTTAATTCGTGGTGATGATGCTATTTCAGAATCGGAAAAATCATCTTGTAtaaatgtatttttttttttgcttagtATAAATGTAATTGTGCTTATAAAGCCCATAAGCCACTCCATTGACTAAGCACCTATCTCCATATTTGTATGACCCACACAAGAGAAATCATTAAATAAAATCTATAGAGATTTCTATAATGTGGCAGTACAATTCAATCAATAGTGAGAACAGACAATAAAGAAAATTCAAAGAGTCTGTTTACAGTTTATAGCTAATGAAGAGAATAATCCCTGTTGGATGGGTGAGGACAACATTTAGGGTGAATCTATTGCACAAGGAAGAGGTTGACATTTTCAAGTTTAAGTAGGTAGTATACTTATATTCAGTATTCTTTTCGAAGGAGTCACAAAATAAAATGAGGGCAATGGACCATGTTGGTGCTAACTAACCTTCATCTTTGTCCATATATGCTAAGGTCAAAAAATAAAACAATTATCTTTATTTCCCCTTAAATAGTGAAGTTTATTTTAAGTGAACAGATGCGGTACTCCATTGGATCCGAGATATAACTAAGTCCATCTACCCTTCTCCCAAGTGCACCAATTATAGGTCCATGATAACTCTAATACACATATTTTCTTCATTCTTGCAAGTCTACCCCTAGTTAACTGCACACTAGTAAATACCCCAGATGATGTTTTCAGTctaacagcctgttcgctggttggtttctgggctgataagcccggctaatgctggtttgttgtaagagTAAAACGCCGTATCATACCTGATAAgccctagctgaaaccaacaagcgaacatactGTAAATTGGATACGAAAACTCATACGATAATTTTTGTCATGGTTAGTCGGAGTTTCAAACACGGAGTGCCGAAAGCTTTAAATTgtcatggccccgttcggcttaccccatattcggcttgttcggcttgtttttttagccggaacagtgtttttctctcacaacaattcagccagaacagtgtttttcagccagtttcagccaagattcagcaagctgaACGAGGCCACTCGTAGGTGCAATACATTAGACGATAAAGGTGTGATCTGGAAGGGTGACTGCTAAAACATGAAAATAAGAACATCTTGTATTATCTGTttcctcaaatgtgccaatctaCCCATCTACTCTGTGATCAAGAGGAGGAATCACGTGCACCTGCAGCAAGGATTTCGGGACTCCACCTGGTGATGGACCCCGGATGGTGTATATTCCACTGTTCAACCTACAGGATCCAATTTAAAGCCTCCTTCGGATTTTTCCgtagtggtattttttattctaaaatcaatgtgcatgtcttttACAAGTATTCTATGcttatgtgcacaaatttaggggaaggttactctataagttggatgctttgagactaacatcttttcaagcttatcatatatgtagtagtctcattgtaagaaaaatggagtccccggagttaagcatcatactttaaatatccaccacctattgcaagtggtataaatcaaattggtttccgcatgtggtatttctaaaccgatatcatcatgttgatttcactttggtatttatatgctttctctatgcattatatagattaaactccacaacaacaacatcaacaaagcctttaaatcccaaacaagttggggtaggctagagttgaaacccagcagaagcaattaaaGTTCAGGCGCGTGAAAAGCTATTTTCCAAGCACACCCATCTAaagctaagtctttaggtatattccatccttttaggtctccttttattgcctctacccaagtcaacttcagtcttcctctgcctctcttcacgttactatcctggcttaggattccactacgcaccggtgcctctagaggtctccgttggacatgtccaaaccatctcaatcggtgttggacaagcctttcttcaattggtgctacccctaatctatcacgtatatcatcattccgaactcgatcccttcttgtatggccgcaaatccaacgcaacatacgcatttccgcgacacttatctgttgaacatgtcgtcttttcataggccaatattctgcaccatacaacatagcaggtctaatcgccgtcctataaaacttgtcttttagcttctgtggtacccttttgtcacataggacaccagatgcttggcgccacttcatccaccctgctttgattctatagctaacataTTGATCAATAtctccgtctctctgtagcattgatcctaaatatcgaaagatatccttcctaggcactacttgaccttccaaactaattcttcctcctcccgagtagtagtaccgaagtcacatctcatatactcggttttagttctactgagtctaaaacctgtattgtccacctccttcgctttctaacccttccatttagtctcttgaacgcataatatatttacacgccttctagtcgcggtatcaactaattctcttaacttacctgtaagcaaccctacattccaactacgcaaacggatcctagttggttcgactagcttacTTACCCTTCGCGCCCGTCGACTCAGATACGAAGACCCttactcatttttcactacacccgggcgccgatgtagcgcgccactaaggatgcgacaaCCCGATCCTtactcacttgacaccatgcccagatcgcgacacggtgcgtcacgggggtgatgacccggcccttgctcatttaacaccatacccggtttcgatatggcgcgtcgctaagagggttacgccccaacggttttTTTGTTTCATCTCcaatagattaaactcccttgagcattaatttaccaattatgcataaactacattctccatcatatgcatgcatatatttaggggaagcTTAGTGTATGTAATGTGAGTCAAACTTTGTGacatattccactccacatacaaaggatcacaaagtctgactgtgggggtatggcccccaagacatgggctgcgcccccaggggtggcccggcccacaaggttaagTCGTGCACGGTGCTGCTCGACATGcatcgcaagacattgtatagtaccaaatatgctactttacttataaccctacctcctccagaataTATAAAGAGAGATAAGGGTTCCCTAGCAGAGaggatctatcagatcggatctacatacagatcaatacaatacaacaaagacacagaatgtagggtattacgtcgatcagacggcccgaacctgtctaaatcgctgtctctgcgccctgtgtcaccatccggtgactgatcacgcgcacccccaccgacaaatctaccatcgcgggatacccctcgatggacagccgagcatattctgtcgacagttggcgcgccaggtaggggtgtgcgcttgatccaaggcaagccagatggacctcaaatcaacagcgcgttctcgtcatcaatctcgtggagatccatgccggtccacgacgacgattcatcgctggctacaccagccctcgcgacagcagatccgatctcggaaccacctccgaggtcgtctttaCCAACAACTCACCACtcgccaggtgctcgccgtcaacaccGACCAGacaacgccatacgccgccgaccagacgctccgtccaaagctaagtcacgctttaatattcttctaaatattctccgatcttcgtatatcgcTATAATGTTTtttcgagctgttttctccatatttgctctccaaacgattttccgaaccctcaaacagtcctattgatgctcggacacctccagacatggccctgtctccggctcctccctacacgtgctacgggctccacgctctgcgttatcggtggtcggcagcggctctttGGTCACGCATGTTccacctacacgtgcacgggctccgcgctcgacgttatggactatgggctagctagggctggagactcagctacacactaactgttcaggcggtttatattaaacataaacatATTTTCactccaactgatcgccgaactgcatacgctgtttcatcaccattgctgatttttctccgaagtttatttatttgtacatcatgtactacccgttctatacgtttgtattgcaggatcatcgtccaagtGATCGAACCACCTGGttctcggacttctccaccgatcaactggtcggcccgTTTAGTttatggactccgtcgccgaccagttgatcggactgttcgccggtcgtttctactcaatgttcacttcgccgccgaccaatcGACCAGACTGtttgtcgctcgtgcttcatcgccagcgacgctggttactcctcggccctcggattcttcgtgctcgaggactaagtgggcacacttcaccgcacggacgtcgtcagctacgtcggtgctcaaacctcaccgcctacgccgggcactcctcggtgctcggacctcgccacctacgccaaggactcctcggtgctcggacatcgccagcgatgctggggacttctcgctcctcggtgctcggtcatcgccgcctacaccggggactcctcgctcctcgctcctcggtgctcggtcatcgccgccgacgccggggactcctcgctcctcggtgctcagtcatcgccgcctacgccgggaactcctcgctcctcgctcctcggtgctcggtcatcgccgtcgacgccggggactcctcgctcctcggtgctcggtcatcgccgcctacgccggggactcctcgctcctcggtgctcggtcatcgccgcctacgccggggactcctcggtgctcggtcatcgccagcgacgccggagactcctcgctcctcagttctcggtcatcgctagctacaccgaGAACTCCCTGGTTGGTCGGACATCGccggctacgccggggactcctcggtactcggatcttgttacgtctcgtcggtgtgctatcaagctgttccatgctattcggatcagggtgccgATCTTGGACAGCACGTCTTAGGTCTTGATACACACATGtcggacgacgtcggcaagctttcagacttctttttctttgaccctgctacaagattcattcttcatctccagcaggctcggggactaagtgggcacacttcaccttgcggtgaatgtgcttgttctcatctcgatgctacgcccggggactggctgcctgctcggttggTCTTCCACTTTCTGactctggcaccacgtgactacgtcacctactgtcaggctcgaggactagctgtgggggtatggcccccaagacatgggttgcacccccaggggtggcctggcccacaaggttaaggcgtgcacgacgctgctcgacaTGCATcgcaagacattatatagtaccaaataggttattttacttgtaaccctacctcctccagagtatataaggagaggtaggggtcccctagcagagaggatctatcagatcggatctacatacagatcaatacaatacatcaaagacacaggacgtagggtattacgttgatcagacagcccgaacctgtctaaatcgttgtctctacgtcttgtgtcaccatccggttcctgatcacgcgcacccccaccgacaaatctaccatcgcaggataTCCCtcagtggactaccgagcatattttgtcgacactgaccctcccttgtgccactaatgtcttcattttcggtgtttgattaCAAAAAggaagaatttgtaggaccaaaagcaagcccgatcataataatttacaagtggtaatggtaataatttacaagtggtaatggtccgagaaaggaaggATAATGGATTATAGAGTTAGAGGAAGGCTTAAATACATAATGCCACATAggaacatttgcaagggcaagataaattTCCAAAGATGTTTCCATGTGATATcttttagtatcatataaccttgtcatttgcattgtatcctagcaagtaaatagttgttaaattttaacatttttattatttgcttgttttggtcgtattgtcattaatcaccaaaaattgggagattgtaaggaaaatggactctagaaccatttactttggattttagtgtttgatgaccaacccaaccaaattggactaatgaatttgcaagtaattgttttgtagttcaatagggtacaagacgtgacttggatgaagacgacataatgatcccacgatcaacacaaAAAACAAGACCCTAGAagtacaagaaaagacccaagatatcaagcatagtccaagcacgaagatagaaaccaagccagacgcaagatcgcgaagaaacgagctcgacagatgtgaccggacgcggccctaTTTGTGACCGAATGCGTTCGATCAGTTCCTCCGCAATAGCAggtgtcagcagcagcgaccggacgcagatgtataaaagtgaccggacgcgacgatggcactgttcattatctcggcaacacattcagcactgaccagatgctagcgaataatcgaccggacgcagaactgcagcgtccgatcgagtctagagaggttccagagcggcgccagcgcgaccggacacgtctggtcgacaGTGACCGGACTCAGCACCGAGTCCAATCAACGTGCTAGCTTCAAcggtcaggttgaccggacgcgtccggtcaggacgaaagCAACGTCCAGTCAGTAACAGAAAGCTAGGTTTTCGTCCCCAGCGGCTACTTTatcggtggggcttataaatagacccccaaccggccatttgagatgtggagagctGAAGAAacttaccaagggtgttgatacaccattttagtgatctctatttgcatagtgcttagtgattcattaggtgattagtgtaggttcTTGACGAAGTGCTtcggttgattagaccaccgcatATGCGCTTGGTCTAGGTtcaggcctagtgtttagtaaggtttgcacacctcttaccactcggtgttcgcacgcaccattgttgtacatcggaaggGCTTTGCGACATTACACCaatcgcgtttgtggtgtggccgccaccgtgtactgaagGGAACAAAGCCCGTGGCGGTttgaccggaagcttgatagtgaagacggcggagagcatccgggaaaggcttgccgaaaggcacgtcggagatccacttgcgtgtggggaaagCCCGAGACTATCCATAGAGTTatccgaccgagagcttggcccttgcgaagggctccaataaggactagggggaagtttACGCGCTTTTCGAtatctcagtaaaaataccggagtcgtcaacaggagtttgcatatctctatcttactatttagcttccgcatttatattgtttgcataactccttttgcggtagagatagcaacatactagcaaaaccgtagttgcatatttagatagtttatctctttgtataggttttgctaaggttagaaaaagaggccttagtgtagagttagagttttaagttgcctaattcacccccctcttatgcgtcacggtccctttcatATTTGATTAACGCTAACTTACTTACACTAAAaatggcgtacccagtgcagagtgctcccgctctgtgcgggatcTAGAACTTACTTACACTAATACACTAATTTTTAGGTGTTTTCCAACATATGAAAATAAAGCTactattttttaaatttgaatttagCTATTTAATAATTGAATTTTATATAGACTATTTATTTGCCTTTTTCTTTCCAATTCGTTTGGAGATCAACTATTAGTTTTTTGTAGTTTATTCAAATTTTGGCTTCACTGATTGCGTTTTACATGAACTCTTAATTTAGGTACCTTTTGCTTTCCaactcaaatggaaatcaaattgcTAATTTTCCTAAATTTATTGTTTTGAATTCGCTATTTATTAATTTTATTAGACATGGACTCGTTGCTTTAATATATGCTATTAGATCATTATAAAATCAAACGGTGTAGGCACTTTTATTTTTGAGTTATGTAGAAATTTCAAAGAACTCTCCATGAATGTGATGGTTTCTTTTAACACTTGTAATTAGATAGTAATAGATATATAATAACTTGTAAGCAAAATCAACATAAAGGTCGAGTGCAAATTTTGGGGGCTAGCTATAATAATGATTCTTCACCTCATGGTATGGGTTTCGTCAAGCAAAATTCACTAGGCTACAATCTGAAAAACTACAGTGTGACAAGAGCAGAACCAAATCCCTGGTAAGGAAAATAGATGTCATTATCACATGCTTCATTCAAGCAAAACTTGGCAGTAGTCTGTTTTTATTTCGAGAGATAATTGGACATACCTACAACTAAAATATATGGATTACTGTTTTCAAATTTAGGTATCGTCTCAACAAAAGCTCCAAACTGTGATGTATATAAGATAGTTGAcctagtgcctgtttagttctcaaaattttgcaaaatttttcaagattccccgtcacatcgaatctttagacgcatgcatgaagcattaaatatgaataaaaaataaaactaattacacagtttagacgaaattcacgagacgaatcttttaagcctaattggactatgattggacactaattaccaaataacaacaaaagtgctacagtaccatttcccaaaaaaattcgccaactaaacaaggccctaatgAGTAAACTGGCAACCTACACGACATAAATGACTCCAGTTCTCTAATAACTTCATAAGTCTTACACTACAGTTATAGACAAATTTTCAGAAGAACAAGATCATTAATAGTCAAGGATAAGGGTGAACTGAATGAGGGCTCAACTAAACATTACATGGCCTGGAAAAATTCATATTAAACGTATAACACTTG
It encodes:
- the LOC136540765 gene encoding MADS-box transcription factor 56-like isoform X2; this encodes MVRGKTELKRIENATSRQVTFSKRRNGLLKKAFELSVLCDAEVGLIVFSPRGKLYEFASAASLQKTIDRYRTYTRENVNNKTVQQDIRQVKADAVSLANRLEALEKTKRKFLGENLEECSIEELHNLEVKLAKSLHVIRGKRTQLLEQQIAKLKEKERTLLKDNKELRDKRNLQPPLEAPPVLNRCLPPWPLNLPAPPSNDDMDVETELYIGLPGRERSSNRDSG
- the LOC136540765 gene encoding MADS-box transcription factor 56-like isoform X1; the encoded protein is MVRGKTELKRIENATSRQVTFSKRRNGLLKKAFELSVLCDAEVGLIVFSPRGKLYEFASAASLQKTIDRYRTYTRENVNNKTVQQDIRQVKADAVSLANRLEALEKTKRKFLGENLEECSIEELHNLEVKLAKSLHVIRGKRTQLLEQQIAKLKEKERTLLKDNKELRDKQRNLQPPLEAPPVLNRCLPPWPLNLPAPPSNDDMDVETELYIGLPGRERSSNRDSG